Proteins encoded by one window of Rutidosis leptorrhynchoides isolate AG116_Rl617_1_P2 chromosome 7, CSIRO_AGI_Rlap_v1, whole genome shotgun sequence:
- the LOC139860203 gene encoding putative F-box protein At1g47730, whose amino-acid sequence MKRFSVKSLMRFRSVAKSWKSLIDSSRFVSDYNLGQTQPHIFILYKLPGYLGMRYVSIVDDDSFPNNMVDLSAILKDSAKQSKRLTLVGSSQGLLCLYRDSDAIIWNPWIRKSVTVNFLDSDYRKYERVVCFGVCPKTSDPKLVHLPRKLLENETWKVEVDDDNRSRVIISFDLTNEEFGVIYVPDSLARYRILELSKYRESLVLFPDDYNGYVCDVWMMEGNVKKSFKKLFTIKSLDHNSMMAMGISYNGEAVLKIIDL is encoded by the exons ATGAAAAGGTTTTCGGTGAAATCACTAATGCGATTCAGAAGTGTTGCCAAATCATGGAAATCATTGATCGATAGCTCTCGTTTTGTTTCCGATTACAACCTCGGTCAAACCCAGCCGCACATATTTATACTGTATAAGCTTCCCGGTTACCTTGGGATGAGGTATGTTTCAATTGTTGATGATGATAGCTTCCCTAATAATATGGTTGATCTGTCTGCGATACTTAAAGATTCTGCAAAACAATCGAAAAGACTAACACTCGTTGGTAGCTCTCAAGGTTTGTTGTGTTTGTATCGTGATTCTGATGCAATTATTTGGAATCCTTGGATTAGAAAATCTGTTACTGTTAATTTTCTTGATTCTGATTATCGCAAGTATGAACGTGTTGTTTGTTTTGGGGTTTGTCCCAAAACTAGCGATCCTAAGCTTGTCCACCTTCCTCGAAAATTGTTGGAAAATGAAACTTGGAAAGTTGAG GTTGATGATGATAATCGGTCACGGGTAATTATTTCTTTTGATTTGACTAATGAAGAATTTGGAGTAATATATGTTCCGGATAGTTTGGCACGCTACCGCATTTTGGAATTGTCTAAATACAGGGAGTCTCTTGTTTTGTTTCCCGACGATTATAACGGGTATGTTTGTGACGTATGGATGATGGAAGGCAATGTTAAAAAATCGTTTAAAAAGCTATTCACCATAAAATCACTCGATCATAATTCTATGATGGCGATGGGAATTAGTTACAATGGTGAAGCAGTCTTGAAAATTATAGACTTATAG